In one window of Desulforhabdus amnigena DNA:
- a CDS encoding response regulator: MAKILIVDDDATFRSIVTDFLEMNGYECVVAGSVAQARRQLKRNHFQLIVSDLNMPLESGLDLLSYVLSGYPFTPFIMMTASYDEEARSTALRLGASAYLTKPFRLNEFLASVMKVIGKCTAFDLPRMLWSQS; the protein is encoded by the coding sequence ATGGCCAAGATCTTGATCGTTGATGACGACGCGACTTTTCGTTCCATAGTGACCGATTTTCTTGAGATGAACGGCTACGAATGTGTTGTGGCCGGCAGTGTGGCCCAAGCCCGCAGACAGCTCAAGCGGAACCATTTTCAATTGATCGTCTCCGACCTGAATATGCCCCTTGAATCCGGCCTGGACCTTCTATCATATGTGCTTTCGGGCTACCCCTTTACGCCCTTTATCATGATGACCGCAAGTTATGACGAGGAAGCCAGAAGTACCGCTTTGAGGCTGGGCGCCAGCGCTTATCTGACCAAGCCTTTCAGGCTGAATGAATTCCTCGCCAGTGTGATGAAGGTCATTGGAAAGTGCACCGCTTTTGATCTTCCGAGAATGTTGTGGTCGCAGAGTTGA
- a CDS encoding IS630 family transposase, with translation MPGPQHKYCIYIPPEKRKVLKHLSVSYTKPYAEVVRARILLLSHEHPEWSIRQIADEVGCRPSTVKKFRNRWVNEGSLKNHPRPGAPRKHPSAVRAQITLLACSKPCDHGKPWQRWSGEKLCQVAKEKGIVSHIAPSTIRLWLKQDKIKPWQYHLWQKSPDPKFVEKASPVLDLYENAPQLFQQGEASVCIDEKTSIQARRPLHETKPAIAEHPVHVASRYKRMGALQLFCALIVANGITFARTFARKRFAEFKTFLLSFFSSAIVKGFKVIDLILDNGSTHAPKQLGKWIASLNLSFNVRIYWLPTYASWLDQVEIIFSKVTRDVLTPNDFNDKKELSQMLMGYFDELNRHPKPIKWTYTKTKLVAKFAPKSVQMAA, from the coding sequence ATGCCTGGACCTCAACACAAATACTGCATCTACATTCCTCCAGAGAAACGGAAAGTATTGAAACATCTGAGCGTGAGCTACACAAAACCCTATGCGGAGGTTGTAAGGGCTCGTATCCTCCTCCTATCGCATGAGCATCCGGAATGGAGCATCCGGCAGATCGCTGATGAAGTCGGATGCAGGCCATCCACCGTTAAGAAGTTCCGCAACAGATGGGTCAATGAAGGTAGCCTCAAAAACCACCCCCGACCCGGAGCCCCAAGAAAGCATCCTTCTGCCGTGAGGGCTCAGATCACCTTGTTGGCCTGCTCGAAACCGTGTGATCATGGCAAGCCATGGCAACGCTGGTCTGGAGAGAAGCTTTGTCAAGTCGCCAAAGAAAAAGGAATCGTCAGCCACATTGCCCCGAGCACTATTCGTCTTTGGCTGAAACAGGACAAGATCAAACCCTGGCAATATCATCTATGGCAAAAATCTCCTGATCCAAAATTCGTTGAGAAAGCGTCTCCAGTCCTGGATCTCTATGAGAACGCTCCCCAGTTGTTCCAGCAGGGTGAAGCTTCCGTTTGTATCGATGAGAAGACCTCCATTCAAGCAAGAAGACCTCTTCACGAGACCAAACCCGCCATAGCCGAACACCCCGTTCACGTGGCATCCCGATACAAACGGATGGGAGCATTACAGCTGTTTTGTGCTCTTATCGTCGCCAATGGAATCACCTTCGCCCGTACCTTCGCTCGCAAGCGCTTCGCGGAGTTCAAAACCTTTCTTCTGAGTTTCTTTTCTTCAGCCATTGTCAAGGGATTCAAGGTTATTGATCTCATTCTGGACAATGGCTCTACGCATGCACCCAAACAACTGGGCAAATGGATTGCTTCTCTCAACCTTTCTTTTAATGTTCGTATCTACTGGCTTCCCACATATGCCAGTTGGCTCGATCAGGTTGAGATCATCTTCAGTAAGGTTACAAGGGATGTACTCACTCCCAACGACTTCAACGACAAAAAGGAGCTTTCACAAATGCTTATGGGCTACTTTGATGAGCTCAACAGACATCCAAAACCCATAAAGTGGACCTATACGAAAACAAAGCTCGTGGCCAAGTTTGCTCCAAAATCCGTGCAAATGGCCGCGTAA
- a CDS encoding sigma-54-dependent transcriptional regulator — translation MADEKILVVDDDRGLLTLMKARLEGAGYGVTLAGGGEEALKFATDEIYHVAILDLKMGEMDGITLMEKLLRIQPYLPVIILSAYGTIATAVEATKKGAYDFMTKPFDAKDLLYRIEKALEVGKLKVEVDRLRSLVQERYHFDNIIASSGKMQQVLRQVSQIAPTDSTVCLYGESGTGKELIAKAVHTSSTRSRGPFVAINCGAIPEGLLESELFGYVKGAFTGADQVKKGLLQRAEGGTLFMDEVAELSLALQVKLLRAFQEREYYPVGGVHPLKTNIRLIAATNQDLEKAVSEGRFREDLYYRIHVIPVYLPPLRDRREDIPLLAQHFLNHFNRAMNKQIRGFSPEVMQQLMLHRWPGNVRELSNVVERAVALACGEQIMLDHLLLGKENMSSSPSSQSELLPLNEARAEFERAYLTQVLTAAQGNVSHAAAFVGRYRPEFYKLIRKYRLNPNDFKTAKHILKTR, via the coding sequence ATGGCTGATGAGAAAATTCTTGTAGTGGATGATGACCGGGGGCTTCTCACTCTCATGAAGGCCCGCCTGGAGGGAGCCGGTTACGGGGTGACTCTCGCGGGTGGGGGGGAGGAAGCTCTGAAATTCGCCACGGATGAAATCTACCATGTTGCCATCCTGGATCTCAAAATGGGAGAGATGGACGGCATCACGCTCATGGAAAAACTGCTTCGCATCCAACCCTATCTTCCCGTGATCATCCTTTCCGCTTATGGAACCATTGCCACCGCCGTAGAGGCCACGAAGAAGGGCGCCTATGATTTCATGACCAAGCCCTTCGACGCGAAAGACTTGCTGTACCGCATCGAAAAGGCCCTCGAGGTGGGCAAGCTCAAAGTGGAAGTGGACCGTCTCCGCTCTCTGGTGCAGGAACGTTATCATTTCGACAATATCATCGCGAGCAGTGGAAAGATGCAGCAGGTCTTGCGGCAGGTCTCGCAGATCGCTCCGACGGATTCCACCGTATGTCTTTATGGAGAGAGCGGGACGGGCAAGGAATTGATCGCCAAGGCCGTTCATACGAGCAGCACACGGTCACGGGGGCCCTTCGTGGCCATCAACTGCGGCGCCATACCCGAGGGGCTCCTGGAAAGTGAACTGTTTGGATACGTCAAGGGAGCCTTCACCGGGGCAGACCAGGTGAAAAAGGGACTCTTGCAGCGGGCGGAGGGAGGAACACTTTTCATGGATGAAGTGGCCGAACTCTCCCTGGCCCTCCAGGTAAAACTTCTCCGGGCGTTTCAGGAGCGTGAATATTATCCCGTGGGAGGCGTTCATCCTCTCAAGACCAATATCCGACTGATCGCCGCAACCAACCAGGACTTGGAAAAAGCCGTCAGCGAGGGCAGATTCCGCGAAGATCTCTATTACCGCATCCATGTCATTCCCGTCTATCTTCCTCCCCTGAGGGATCGCAGGGAGGACATCCCCCTTCTGGCTCAGCACTTTCTGAACCACTTCAATCGAGCGATGAACAAGCAGATTCGGGGCTTTTCCCCGGAAGTGATGCAGCAGCTCATGCTGCACCGTTGGCCCGGGAATGTACGGGAACTGTCCAACGTAGTGGAGAGGGCGGTGGCGCTGGCCTGTGGGGAACAAATCATGCTCGATCATTTGCTGTTGGGGAAAGAAAACATGTCTTCTTCCCCAAGCAGCCAATCGGAGCTCCTGCCCCTGAACGAAGCACGGGCGGAATTTGAGCGCGCCTACCTGACGCAAGTCCTCACCGCGGCACAGGGAAATGTTTCTCATGCCGCGGCTTTTGTGGGGAGATACCGCCCCGAGTTCTACAAGCTCATCAGGAAATACCGTCTCAACCCCAATGATTTCAAAACAGCGAAGCACATCTTGAAAACTCGTTGA
- a CDS encoding HAMP domain-containing sensor histidine kinase, with protein sequence MRLTIFWRAILAQSILIALILGISFYSHSKLNEITQLGASILSVDSSCITEEKQFLKSFLTEIRNAEKYLLFRDKTLNSAFTKAGKEFTESLEKVSSLVDTPWEKETLAKIVSSHDLYTAEIERAVSSKRPEKNKGERAQISDDILDMTNALIRFREGVIADKTAKARDQAASAAGMINLVAFKGILGAVLLAYLFARGVSSPLRKLAREMRRVGQGEFTRSVNIKAPKEVHDLAKTFNWMTDKLAELDKLKSDFTAHVSHELRTPLTAIKEGTSLLLEEIPGPLTPSQKEIVEVVSSHCEHLFQSISSILDLSRMKAQMIEYELVPCDLSGLIRQSIQKVELIARSRRIQLDIAHMDELPITVADEKRIQQVLDNLLSNALKFTPEGGRISVEGFLSKDFSSGQQQLQVRVSDTGEGIPKEERERIFNPFYQSPSGNGKGKQGTGLGLAIARYIIEGHKGAIWAESELGKGSAFIFTLPVVPPVGESPMPELQSISG encoded by the coding sequence ATGCGATTGACAATCTTTTGGCGTGCCATTTTGGCTCAAAGCATTCTGATTGCGCTGATCTTGGGGATAAGCTTCTACTCGCATTCAAAATTGAATGAAATCACTCAGCTCGGGGCAAGCATCCTCTCTGTCGATTCCTCCTGCATCACGGAGGAAAAGCAGTTCCTCAAGAGCTTCCTGACGGAAATCCGTAACGCGGAAAAGTATCTGCTTTTCCGCGACAAAACCTTGAACTCGGCTTTTACAAAGGCCGGAAAAGAGTTCACCGAATCCCTCGAGAAGGTTTCTTCCCTCGTGGACACTCCATGGGAGAAGGAGACACTCGCCAAAATCGTTTCTTCTCACGATCTTTATACCGCCGAAATAGAGCGCGCGGTTTCCAGCAAAAGGCCTGAAAAAAACAAAGGCGAGAGGGCTCAGATCAGCGACGATATTTTGGATATGACCAATGCGCTCATCCGGTTTCGGGAAGGGGTCATTGCCGACAAGACGGCCAAAGCCCGGGACCAGGCCGCGTCTGCAGCCGGGATGATCAATCTGGTCGCTTTCAAGGGGATACTCGGTGCGGTTCTTCTGGCTTACCTTTTTGCACGGGGAGTGAGCAGCCCGCTGCGCAAGCTCGCACGGGAAATGCGCAGGGTGGGGCAGGGTGAATTCACTCGCTCGGTGAATATCAAGGCTCCGAAAGAGGTTCATGATTTGGCGAAGACGTTCAATTGGATGACGGACAAACTGGCCGAACTGGACAAGCTCAAGTCCGACTTCACGGCCCACGTTTCCCATGAATTGCGTACGCCGCTCACGGCCATCAAGGAAGGAACGTCCCTGCTGTTGGAGGAAATACCGGGGCCGCTCACACCTTCGCAAAAAGAGATCGTGGAAGTGGTCAGCAGTCATTGTGAGCATCTCTTTCAAAGTATTTCCTCCATCCTCGATCTTTCCAGGATGAAGGCACAAATGATCGAGTACGAGCTCGTGCCCTGCGATTTGTCCGGTTTGATTCGCCAAAGCATTCAAAAGGTGGAACTGATTGCCCGCAGCAGGCGTATCCAGCTGGATATCGCTCATATGGATGAACTGCCGATCACGGTTGCGGACGAAAAAAGGATCCAGCAGGTTCTCGATAACCTGCTCAGCAACGCTCTGAAGTTCACGCCTGAAGGAGGGCGGATTTCCGTTGAAGGTTTTCTGAGCAAAGATTTCAGCAGTGGGCAACAGCAGCTGCAGGTGAGGGTTTCGGACACGGGAGAAGGGATTCCGAAAGAGGAGAGAGAAAGGATATTCAACCCATTCTATCAATCCCCTTCCGGTAATGGAAAAGGCAAGCAGGGAACCGGCCTGGGATTGGCTATTGCCCGCTACATCATCGAGGGACACAAGGGAGCGATTTGGGCTGAAAGCGAGTTGGGGAAAGGCTCTGCCTTCATTTTCACTCTGCCGGTGGTTCCCCCCGTCGGTGAGTCGCCCATGCCCGAACTTCAGAGTATTTCGGGCTAA
- a CDS encoding xanthine dehydrogenase molybdopterin binding subunit, with the protein MKSSDTLLHARGESTFVDDVALPEGRLFAAVCASSIAHGRILSLDAEEARRLPGICGIFTAKDIPGENQVGKTILDEPLLAEGEVRFVGQPIAVAVGESASIAREAVRAIRVEYDPLPAVFDARQAYAEGRLIAPPRTFSLGDVESAWERCRVVVGGTAESGGQEHLYLETQSAFALPTERGGVKVVSSTQSPSMVQLIVARILGLPMHEVEVDVPRLGGAFGGKEDQGTHWAALAALAAWRLKKTVKLVLPRREDIRMTGKRHPYSSDFKIGLDGEGKILAYEVTFYQNGGAAADLSTAILERSLFHATNAYFIPNVKATGISCYTHLPPNTAFRGFGGPQAMFVLESAIFKAAEEMGIEPWEIQKRNLLREGDVFPYGMRVERCRQRRCWEVAERKYGFQSLRHEVQEFNSRNKWLKKGLAFMPVCFGISFTSTFLNQASALVHVYVDGSVSVSTCAVEMGQGVNAKIRQVPAHLFSIRPERIRLETTNTTRIANMPPTAASTGADLNGHATRLACLAILDRLKETAAKSLKGAAPHEIEIREETVYLAGKETELKWESLVGQAYFDRVSLSAQAHYATPGLYFDREKEKGEPFAYHVFGVAIVEVTLDCLRGNYRVDSVRVVHDFGKSLNPCIDLGQMEGGIVQGLGWMLLEELMHDGNGKLLTDTLSTYKVPDIHFAPGEIAVHFLEDSENPPGIFQSKAVGEPPFMYGIGAYFALLKAMKAFRADLPVRFNAPHTPEKVLLSLYGRKHSS; encoded by the coding sequence ATGAAATCTTCTGACACCCTGCTTCATGCCCGTGGCGAATCGACCTTCGTGGACGATGTGGCGCTGCCGGAGGGGCGGCTCTTCGCCGCGGTTTGTGCCTCATCCATCGCCCACGGCAGAATCCTTTCCCTGGATGCGGAGGAAGCTCGGAGGCTTCCCGGGATCTGCGGCATCTTCACGGCAAAGGACATTCCGGGTGAAAACCAGGTGGGCAAGACCATCCTGGATGAACCGTTGCTGGCGGAAGGCGAGGTGCGTTTCGTCGGTCAGCCCATCGCCGTTGCCGTGGGTGAGAGCGCTTCCATCGCTCGAGAGGCGGTTCGCGCCATACGGGTGGAATACGATCCCCTGCCGGCTGTCTTCGATGCCCGGCAGGCGTACGCCGAGGGGCGGCTCATCGCCCCGCCCCGCACCTTTTCCCTGGGGGATGTGGAGAGCGCGTGGGAGCGGTGCCGCGTGGTCGTGGGCGGCACGGCGGAATCGGGGGGGCAGGAGCATCTCTACCTGGAAACTCAGAGCGCTTTTGCCCTGCCGACGGAAAGGGGCGGGGTGAAGGTGGTTTCATCCACACAGTCCCCGTCGATGGTTCAGTTGATCGTGGCGAGAATCCTGGGGCTTCCCATGCACGAGGTGGAAGTGGATGTGCCGCGGCTGGGCGGGGCCTTCGGCGGCAAGGAAGACCAGGGAACTCACTGGGCGGCCCTGGCCGCCCTGGCGGCGTGGCGGCTCAAGAAAACGGTGAAGCTCGTTTTGCCGCGCCGGGAAGACATTCGCATGACGGGCAAACGTCATCCCTATTCGTCGGACTTCAAGATCGGTCTTGATGGGGAGGGAAAGATCCTGGCCTATGAAGTGACGTTCTACCAAAACGGGGGCGCGGCCGCCGATCTTTCCACGGCCATCCTGGAGCGCTCCCTTTTTCACGCCACAAACGCCTATTTCATTCCCAACGTGAAGGCCACCGGGATCAGCTGCTACACGCACCTGCCTCCCAACACGGCATTTCGGGGGTTTGGAGGGCCTCAGGCCATGTTCGTGCTGGAGTCCGCCATCTTCAAGGCCGCCGAGGAGATGGGGATTGAACCCTGGGAGATACAAAAGCGGAACCTCCTGCGCGAAGGGGATGTATTCCCTTACGGTATGCGTGTCGAGAGATGCCGGCAGCGTCGATGCTGGGAGGTTGCTGAGAGGAAATACGGTTTTCAGTCCCTCCGGCACGAAGTCCAGGAATTCAATTCCCGGAACAAATGGCTGAAAAAGGGCCTGGCCTTCATGCCCGTCTGCTTCGGGATTTCGTTCACCAGCACTTTCTTGAACCAGGCTTCTGCCCTCGTGCACGTGTACGTGGACGGCAGCGTGAGTGTGAGCACCTGCGCCGTGGAAATGGGGCAGGGGGTGAACGCCAAAATCCGGCAGGTGCCGGCGCATCTGTTTTCCATCCGTCCCGAACGGATCAGGCTCGAAACCACCAACACCACCCGCATCGCCAACATGCCGCCCACGGCGGCCAGCACCGGAGCCGACCTCAACGGGCACGCCACGCGGCTGGCCTGCCTCGCCATTCTCGACCGGCTGAAGGAAACAGCGGCAAAATCCCTGAAAGGGGCTGCTCCCCATGAAATCGAAATCAGGGAGGAAACTGTCTACCTGGCTGGAAAGGAGACGGAACTCAAGTGGGAAAGCCTGGTCGGCCAGGCTTACTTCGACCGTGTAAGCCTTTCGGCGCAGGCCCATTATGCGACCCCCGGACTCTACTTCGACAGGGAAAAGGAAAAGGGGGAACCCTTTGCCTATCACGTTTTCGGGGTGGCGATTGTGGAAGTGACGCTGGACTGTCTGCGGGGGAACTACCGGGTGGATTCCGTGAGAGTCGTTCATGATTTCGGCAAGAGCCTGAATCCCTGCATCGATCTTGGCCAGATGGAAGGGGGAATCGTGCAGGGTTTGGGCTGGATGCTCCTGGAAGAGCTGATGCATGACGGGAACGGGAAATTGCTCACGGATACCCTGAGCACCTACAAGGTGCCGGACATTCACTTCGCTCCGGGGGAGATAGCGGTCCATTTCCTGGAAGATTCGGAAAATCCTCCGGGAATCTTCCAATCCAAAGCCGTGGGGGAACCCCCTTTCATGTATGGAATCGGAGCCTACTTCGCCCTCCTGAAAGCCATGAAGGCATTTCGCGCGGACCTGCCGGTCCGTTTCAACGCGCCGCATACTCCGGAAAAGGTCCTGCTTTCCCTGTACGGGAGAAAACACTCCTCCTGA
- a CDS encoding FAD binding domain-containing protein codes for MSITRSFPKNRAFHMEPGGPIRFILNREDISTSWPPGSVVLDFLRRECRLTGTKEGCREGDCGACMILLGRWDGQRVRYRGVNSCLLPLGDVAGAHVVTIEGLNGQELNPIQKAMVEEGAVQCGFCTPGMIISLTGFFLNAPRLDAQDAVAALDGNICRCTGYPSIKRALERVCRECVPPAEMEERVAWLAASRVVPDYFLEIPARLERLQGEAGAVRGPAPPGSRIVSGGTDLMLQKGEEILNHREDLFFLSTREDLRGIRLEGNCCRIGAATTVEEMRKSDILRNILPGIDAHLRLFGSTPIRERATPGGNIVNASPIGDLAVFFLALDAAVGLRNGDRRRELPLKDFFKGYKELDKAPNELVEWVRFPVPAKNALFNFEKVSRRTHLDIASVNSAMLLELQGDVIRKVHLSAGGVAPVPLYLSGTVEFLRGKSLDARVMGDAAAAAQSEISPISDTRGSADYKRLLLRQLVFAHFITLVPHLAATGGPDEIF; via the coding sequence ATGTCTATTACACGCTCTTTTCCCAAGAATAGGGCGTTTCATATGGAGCCGGGCGGTCCCATCCGTTTCATTCTCAATCGTGAAGATATATCAACCAGTTGGCCTCCTGGGAGTGTGGTCCTGGATTTTCTGCGCAGGGAGTGCCGTTTGACGGGGACAAAAGAAGGCTGCAGGGAAGGGGACTGCGGGGCGTGCATGATCCTCCTGGGCAGGTGGGACGGACAGAGGGTCCGCTACCGGGGGGTGAATTCGTGCCTGCTTCCCCTGGGGGATGTTGCCGGCGCTCATGTGGTCACGATCGAAGGACTCAACGGGCAGGAACTCAACCCCATCCAGAAGGCCATGGTGGAAGAAGGCGCCGTCCAGTGCGGCTTTTGCACTCCGGGAATGATCATCTCTCTCACCGGCTTTTTCCTCAACGCCCCCCGCCTGGATGCACAAGATGCCGTTGCGGCTCTGGATGGGAACATCTGCCGCTGCACGGGATATCCATCCATCAAGAGGGCCCTGGAAAGGGTCTGCCGGGAATGCGTTCCCCCTGCTGAGATGGAGGAGCGCGTCGCCTGGCTGGCGGCGTCCCGGGTCGTGCCGGACTATTTCCTGGAGATCCCGGCAAGGCTGGAGCGGTTGCAGGGGGAAGCGGGGGCGGTTCGAGGCCCGGCCCCCCCGGGAAGCAGGATCGTCTCGGGAGGAACGGACCTCATGCTCCAGAAAGGAGAAGAAATCCTGAATCATCGGGAAGATCTCTTCTTCCTGTCCACCAGGGAAGACCTGCGGGGGATTCGTCTCGAGGGGAACTGCTGCCGCATCGGGGCGGCGACGACGGTCGAGGAGATGAGAAAATCGGACATCCTGAGGAACATATTGCCCGGAATCGATGCGCATCTGCGCCTCTTCGGTTCCACGCCCATCCGGGAGCGGGCCACTCCGGGCGGCAATATCGTCAATGCATCCCCCATTGGGGACCTGGCGGTCTTCTTTCTTGCGCTGGATGCCGCCGTCGGGCTGCGGAACGGAGACCGCCGCCGGGAACTGCCCCTGAAGGATTTTTTCAAGGGATACAAGGAACTCGATAAGGCCCCAAATGAACTGGTGGAATGGGTCCGGTTTCCGGTGCCGGCGAAAAACGCGCTTTTCAATTTTGAAAAGGTTTCCCGGAGAACCCATCTCGACATAGCCTCCGTGAATTCCGCCATGCTCCTGGAGCTCCAGGGCGATGTGATTCGAAAAGTCCATCTTTCGGCGGGAGGAGTGGCTCCCGTGCCGCTCTATCTTTCGGGGACCGTAGAATTCCTGAGGGGCAAATCCCTCGATGCCCGCGTGATGGGCGATGCGGCCGCCGCGGCCCAATCGGAAATTTCCCCCATAAGCGACACGCGCGGCTCGGCCGATTACAAGCGCCTGCTCCTGCGTCAACTCGTTTTCGCCCATTTTATAACCCTGGTTCCCCACCTGGCCGCTACAGGAGGCCCCGATGAAATCTTCTGA
- the cas6 gene encoding CRISPR system precrRNA processing endoribonuclease RAMP protein Cas6, with translation MINSLKWNRFRFRIRALGDLSLPQYKGATFRGGFGQALKGVTCALKRQDCGTCLLRDRCVYVYLFETPPPVDAAMMRLYPSAPHPFVLEPPETKACHIPKGECLEFGLVLVGRALELLPYFVYAFISLGERGLGREHGTFALESVFSEDSGIPRMIYDMTTQKLRAGAPPVVSEHLMRRCKALSSASKLGVEFLTPTRIKSDGHLLDGPEFHHLIRALLRRISSLSYFHCGQRLKLDYREWISRAQEIQTVEKELSWYDWERYSTRQKQRMTLGGFIGRIAFEGTFQSFLPLLVLGEILHVGKGATFGLGHYRLMES, from the coding sequence ATGATCAATTCTCTCAAATGGAACAGATTCCGCTTCAGAATTCGCGCTCTTGGGGATCTATCGTTACCTCAGTACAAGGGGGCGACCTTCAGAGGCGGGTTCGGACAGGCACTCAAAGGAGTGACTTGTGCTCTCAAACGTCAGGACTGTGGTACTTGTCTCCTGCGAGATCGCTGTGTCTATGTTTACCTTTTTGAAACTCCACCGCCGGTGGATGCGGCCATGATGCGGTTGTATCCTTCCGCCCCTCATCCGTTTGTTCTGGAACCTCCGGAAACAAAAGCATGTCACATTCCCAAAGGAGAATGTCTCGAATTTGGACTGGTGCTGGTTGGGCGGGCACTGGAGCTTTTGCCTTATTTTGTCTATGCCTTCATCTCGTTGGGAGAGCGCGGGCTGGGGCGGGAGCATGGTACTTTCGCTCTTGAAAGCGTTTTTTCCGAGGATTCTGGCATTCCTCGAATGATCTATGACATGACGACACAAAAACTGCGGGCAGGAGCCCCACCCGTGGTCTCTGAACATTTGATGCGTCGATGTAAGGCCCTCTCTTCCGCCTCAAAGCTTGGCGTGGAATTCCTGACGCCTACACGCATCAAGTCAGATGGGCATTTGCTGGATGGACCTGAATTTCATCATCTCATTCGTGCCCTTCTGAGGAGAATTTCCAGCCTGTCCTATTTCCACTGTGGGCAGCGTTTGAAGCTGGACTACCGGGAGTGGATCAGCCGTGCTCAAGAAATCCAGACCGTGGAGAAAGAACTCTCCTGGTACGACTGGGAACGCTATTCCACGAGGCAAAAGCAACGCATGACCCTGGGCGGATTCATAGGGCGGATTGCTTTTGAAGGAACGTTTCAGAGTTTTCTTCCCTTGCTGGTCTTGGGGGAGATCCTCCATGTGGGCAAAGGCGCGACTTTCGGGTTAGGACATTACAGGCTGATGGAATCATAA
- a CDS encoding HD domain-containing protein, with translation MDENVLKISIAGMMHDIGKLADECAMEVSQDYINNHADLYQPYFNKHHTHRHAVYTAAFIEQMEQVLPSQFNRQHWGLEDSFINLAAGHHKPETSLQWIIAMADRLSSGWDRAQFDAKYNIAVTPKDYRKTRLVPIFEKLLSTTTAI, from the coding sequence ATGGATGAAAATGTACTGAAAATAAGCATTGCGGGAATGATGCACGACATCGGTAAACTCGCCGATGAATGCGCGATGGAGGTTTCCCAAGATTACATCAACAACCATGCGGACTTATACCAACCCTACTTCAACAAACATCATACCCATCGCCATGCAGTGTATACGGCAGCTTTCATTGAACAAATGGAGCAAGTGCTGCCGAGCCAGTTCAACCGACAGCATTGGGGATTGGAGGACAGCTTCATCAACCTTGCTGCAGGACATCACAAGCCGGAAACCTCTCTTCAGTGGATCATCGCTATGGCGGATCGCCTGAGCAGCGGCTGGGACCGAGCCCAATTCGATGCAAAGTACAACATAGCCGTGACACCCAAGGACTATCGGAAAACCCGACTGGTCCCCATTTTTGAAAAGCTCCTTAGTACTACAACCGCCATATGA